In one Dermacentor albipictus isolate Rhodes 1998 colony unplaced genomic scaffold, USDA_Dalb.pri_finalv2 scaffold_11, whole genome shotgun sequence genomic region, the following are encoded:
- the LOC135911397 gene encoding uncharacterized protein isoform X1 — protein sequence MWCYGQLGRTRRTLFCLAPSWRQQRVESMPATCHQLKLQVWWILSDRRESHDRYLDEYRVFFSEQALLLDVDATFSFSEVYHEPSRNFYEEPIYQLDCTIEWPGITWFGPSAKHLQRSKSAAACKCRGLCRSGRCGCSRKQRSCSSLCSCKGECPVAQHSESDLAIPEDTLTESLPEKQLSLRSKQ from the exons ATGTGGTGCTACGGACAACTCGGGAGAACGCGCCGCAC GCTGTTCTGTCTTGCACCGAGTTGGCGGCAGCAGCGCGTCGAAAG CATGCCCGCCACGTGCCACCAGCTGAAGCTTCAAGTATGGTGGATCCTGTCTGACCGCAGAGAAAGCCACGACAGGTACCTTGACGAGTACCGAGTCTTCTTCAGTGAGCAGGCCCTGTTGCTGGACGTCGACGCAACATTTTCGTTCAGCGAGGTATACCACGAGCCCAGCAGGAACTTCTATGAAGAGCCAATCTACCAGCTGGACTGTACCATCGAGTGGCCTGGCATCACCTGGTTTGGCCCATCTGCGAAGCACCTGCAG CGCTCTAAATCGGCGGCTGCCTGCAAGTGCCGAGGACTGTGCCGCTCGGGACGCTGTGGATGTTCCAGGAAGCAGAGGAGCTGCTCCTCCCTCTGCTCCTGCAAGGGGGAGTGTCCCGTGGCGCAGCACTCC GAGTCCGATTTGGCCATTCCAGAGGACACGTTGACCGAAAGCTTGCCAGAAAAGCAGCTCTCTCTTAGAAGCAAACAGTGA
- the LOC135911397 gene encoding uncharacterized protein isoform X3 has product MWCYGQLGRTRRTMPATCHQLKLQVWWILSDRRESHDRYLDEYRVFFSEQALLLDVDATFSFSEVYHEPSRNFYEEPIYQLDCTIEWPGITWFGPSAKHLQRSKSAAACKCRGLCRSGRCGCSRKQRSCSSLCSCKGECPVAQHSESDLAIPEDTLTESLPEKQLSLRSKQ; this is encoded by the exons ATGTGGTGCTACGGACAACTCGGGAGAACGCGCCGCAC CATGCCCGCCACGTGCCACCAGCTGAAGCTTCAAGTATGGTGGATCCTGTCTGACCGCAGAGAAAGCCACGACAGGTACCTTGACGAGTACCGAGTCTTCTTCAGTGAGCAGGCCCTGTTGCTGGACGTCGACGCAACATTTTCGTTCAGCGAGGTATACCACGAGCCCAGCAGGAACTTCTATGAAGAGCCAATCTACCAGCTGGACTGTACCATCGAGTGGCCTGGCATCACCTGGTTTGGCCCATCTGCGAAGCACCTGCAG CGCTCTAAATCGGCGGCTGCCTGCAAGTGCCGAGGACTGTGCCGCTCGGGACGCTGTGGATGTTCCAGGAAGCAGAGGAGCTGCTCCTCCCTCTGCTCCTGCAAGGGGGAGTGTCCCGTGGCGCAGCACTCC GAGTCCGATTTGGCCATTCCAGAGGACACGTTGACCGAAAGCTTGCCAGAAAAGCAGCTCTCTCTTAGAAGCAAACAGTGA
- the LOC135911397 gene encoding uncharacterized protein isoform X2 produces MWCYGQLGRTRRTLFCLAPSWRQQRVESMPATCHQLKLQVWWILSDRRESHDRYLDEYRVFFSEQALLLDVDATFSFSEVYHEPSRNFYEEPIYQLDCTIEWPGITWFGPSAKHLQRSKSAAACKCRGLCRSGRCGCSRKQRSCSSLCSCKGECPVAQHSVSRVRFGHSRGHVDRKLARKAALS; encoded by the exons ATGTGGTGCTACGGACAACTCGGGAGAACGCGCCGCAC GCTGTTCTGTCTTGCACCGAGTTGGCGGCAGCAGCGCGTCGAAAG CATGCCCGCCACGTGCCACCAGCTGAAGCTTCAAGTATGGTGGATCCTGTCTGACCGCAGAGAAAGCCACGACAGGTACCTTGACGAGTACCGAGTCTTCTTCAGTGAGCAGGCCCTGTTGCTGGACGTCGACGCAACATTTTCGTTCAGCGAGGTATACCACGAGCCCAGCAGGAACTTCTATGAAGAGCCAATCTACCAGCTGGACTGTACCATCGAGTGGCCTGGCATCACCTGGTTTGGCCCATCTGCGAAGCACCTGCAG CGCTCTAAATCGGCGGCTGCCTGCAAGTGCCGAGGACTGTGCCGCTCGGGACGCTGTGGATGTTCCAGGAAGCAGAGGAGCTGCTCCTCCCTCTGCTCCTGCAAGGGGGAGTGTCCCGTGGCGCAGCACTCCGTAAGTA GAGTCCGATTTGGCCATTCCAGAGGACACGTTGACCGAAAGCTTGCCAGAAAAGCAGCTCTCTCTTAG
- the LOC139051344 gene encoding uncharacterized protein: protein MIIDTGSPFSIIPQEVYLKHRPSWPRLLKCKHTLNCYLGKLPIVGELHLEAHFAGKTVPATLIVTGCSGPSLCGRDLIQAFSLLPSGFLAVVQSMSADPDSLRTEFPALFEPGLGNIQGPPVKFHIREGAQPKFHKGRSIPYALLWVRNFGQGERWRPGIVKSIEGSRLVTVDILDGLARHHFDQIFRRVPVSPVTPKAEAPDSLQPSLDNKNRPTSTPEARCSLATPEASGAAPVPSKTPPTSVPAEQALSPPSPPVLRRSTRQRRPEQRMQL from the exons ATGATTATCGACACGGGATCACCGTTTTCTATCATTCCGCAGGAGGTGTATCTAAAGCACCGTCCGAGTTGGCCACGCTTATTGAAATGCAAACACACGCTCAACTGTTACTTGGGCAAGTTACCCATTGTCGGTGAACTGCACCTTGAAGCCCATTTTGCGGGGAAGACTGTACCTGCCACACTgatagttacaggctgctcgggtcccagcctttgcggaagggacttAATCCAAGCGTTCTCGCTTTTGCCGTCCGGGTTTCTCGCTGTGGTTCAATCGATGTCAGCAGATCCCGACAGCCTCAGGACCGAGTTTCCTGCCCTTTTTGAGCCAGGACTTGGAAACATTCAGGGGCCACCTGTGAAATTCCACATTCGAGAAGGTGCCCAACCGAAGTTCCACAAGGGGCGGTCAATTCCttatgctcttc TGTGGGTGCGCAACTTTGGCCAAGGGGAGCGTTGGCGTCCAGGCATCGTCAAGAGCATAGAGGGTTCACGCCTTGTAACGGTCGACATTCTAGATGGTCTAGCCAGACATCACTTCGACCAAATTTTCCGTCGCGTGCCTGTGTCACCCGTGACCCCAAAAGCGGAGGCTCCCgactcgcttcaacccagccTGGACAACAAGAATCGGCCCACGTCAACGCCAGAAGCCCGGTGCAGCCTGGCCACTCCAGAAGCAAGTGGCGCTGCGCCTGTTCCTTCGAAAACACCTCCAACGTCCGTCCCAGCCGAACAGGCTCTCTCTCCCCCAAGTCCGCCGGTCTTACGGAGgtctacccgacaacgaagacccgAGCAAAGAATGCAGTTGTAA